A single genomic interval of Rhodopseudomonas palustris harbors:
- a CDS encoding alpha/beta fold hydrolase: protein MAGLSPTGTLAIEAAQLEYRFIGPQPDVAPTLVLLHEGLGSAALWGEFPDRLAAMTGAGVFVYSRAGYGRSTPASLPRLPDYMHREALQVLPQVLDRIGFRRGLLVGHSDGASIAALYAGGVADHRIRGVSLIAPHFVVEDISVASIAAIRTTYETTELRAKLARWHDDVDNAFYGWNDAWLNPAFRAWDIADSLAYIRVPLQIVQGETDQYGTMRQIEIARSECYCPLEVELLAGAGHSPHREAADATLRLVAGFADRILNGHAEASDGRAA from the coding sequence ATGGCAGGCTTGTCCCCGACCGGCACACTCGCGATCGAAGCTGCCCAGCTGGAGTATCGCTTTATCGGCCCGCAGCCGGACGTCGCGCCGACTCTCGTGCTGCTGCACGAAGGTTTGGGCTCCGCGGCGCTGTGGGGCGAGTTTCCGGACAGACTCGCGGCCATGACCGGCGCCGGTGTGTTCGTGTATTCCCGCGCCGGTTATGGCCGCTCGACGCCGGCCTCGTTGCCACGCCTGCCCGATTACATGCATCGCGAGGCCCTGCAGGTGCTGCCGCAGGTGCTCGATCGAATCGGTTTTCGCCGCGGACTGCTGGTCGGGCACTCCGATGGGGCCTCGATTGCGGCGCTGTATGCGGGCGGTGTCGCAGATCACCGCATCCGCGGCGTCTCGCTGATCGCGCCCCACTTCGTCGTCGAAGACATTTCGGTTGCGTCGATCGCGGCGATCCGGACCACCTACGAGACGACAGAGCTGCGAGCCAAGCTGGCGCGCTGGCACGACGACGTCGACAATGCCTTTTATGGCTGGAACGACGCCTGGCTCAATCCGGCGTTCCGCGCCTGGGACATCGCCGACTCGCTCGCTTACATCCGGGTGCCGCTGCAGATCGTGCAGGGCGAGACCGATCAATATGGAACGATGCGGCAAATCGAGATCGCACGTTCGGAATGCTACTGCCCGCTCGAAGTCGAACTCCTCGCGGGAGCGGGGCATTCGCCGCATCGCGAAGCCGCCGACGCAACGCTGCGGCTGGTCGCCGGCTTCGCGGACCGCATTCTGAACGGCCATGCCGAAGCGAGTGACGGCCGCGCGGCCTAA
- the hcrB gene encoding 4-hydroxybenzoyl-CoA reductase subunit beta, translating to MTALNALNLLRPGSVDEAIAALLAHPGGRLLGGGTDLLVNMRRGVTQPETLIDTTGIAEIKQLVADGSGLTIGAGVTLASLAADGRVAARYPALSEAARAVAGPGHRKLGTVGGNLCLDTRCIYYNQSEWWRRANSYCLKNRGETCHVAPKGNRCHAAFSGDLAPALLVLGAEVEIAGLAGRRRIPLGELYVEDGRAHLALRPGEVVVTVRLPADPLASRYVKVRQRGAIDYPLAGVAVALARSGSRLAQLRIALTGTNSRPFLLAETAAFAQRSLDDALLREIDRLVQKQVQPMRTTLMPANYRRVVAAALASRITAELFASLAPA from the coding sequence ATGACCGCCTTGAATGCGTTGAATTTGCTTCGGCCGGGCTCGGTGGACGAAGCGATCGCCGCACTGCTGGCGCATCCGGGCGGACGGCTGCTCGGTGGTGGAACGGATCTTCTAGTCAACATGCGGCGCGGTGTGACGCAGCCGGAGACACTGATCGACACTACCGGCATTGCCGAGATCAAGCAGCTCGTCGCCGATGGCAGCGGTCTGACCATCGGCGCGGGTGTCACCCTGGCGAGTCTCGCCGCCGATGGCCGGGTCGCCGCGCGCTATCCGGCGCTGAGCGAGGCTGCGCGTGCCGTAGCGGGGCCCGGTCACCGCAAACTGGGCACCGTCGGCGGCAATCTCTGCCTCGACACCCGCTGCATCTACTACAATCAAAGCGAATGGTGGCGGCGCGCGAATTCGTACTGCTTGAAGAACCGCGGCGAGACCTGTCATGTCGCGCCGAAGGGCAATCGATGCCACGCTGCCTTCAGCGGTGATCTGGCACCTGCGCTGCTGGTCCTCGGTGCCGAGGTGGAGATCGCCGGGCTGGCCGGCCGGCGCCGCATCCCACTCGGCGAGCTGTATGTCGAAGACGGCCGGGCGCATCTTGCGCTGCGGCCGGGCGAGGTCGTGGTCACGGTGCGGCTGCCAGCCGACCCGCTCGCGTCGCGCTACGTCAAGGTGCGGCAGCGCGGCGCGATCGACTATCCGCTCGCCGGAGTCGCTGTGGCGCTGGCGCGGTCGGGCTCCAGACTCGCGCAGCTTCGCATTGCACTGACCGGGACCAATTCGCGGCCGTTTCTGCTCGCAGAAACGGCAGCCTTCGCGCAACGGTCGCTCGATGACGCGCTGCTGCGCGAGATCGATCGGCTGGTGCAGAAGCAGGTGCAGCCGATGCGGACGACGCTGATGCCGGCCAACTACCGGCGCGTCGTTGCAGCGGCTCTGGCCAGCCGCATCACGGCCGAGCTGTTCGCCTCGCTGGCGCCCGCGTAG
- a CDS encoding branched-chain amino acid ABC transporter permease — translation MSLILIQALNGLQTGLVIFLAASGLTLVFGILGVINLSHGSFYMLGAYLALSLTGMFGDVFLALIAGIPLAFLLGLAIEWLFIRHLYDRDHLQQVLLTFALILIFNEFQQVVWGSYPHSIPAPSYLANSVRLTEGLSYPVYRLALMAICVALAIAMALVIQKTRIGRLIRAAESNREMVEALGFDSRLIFRMVFATGVALAATAGMLAAPIESAYPGIGDRVLIVSFVVVVIGGIGSVRGAFIGSLLIGMADAFGKVFLPQFSSIIIYALMALVLVIRPAGLFGRA, via the coding sequence ATGAGTCTTATTCTGATCCAGGCGCTGAACGGCCTACAGACCGGGCTGGTGATCTTCCTGGCCGCCAGCGGCCTGACCCTGGTGTTCGGCATTCTCGGCGTCATCAATCTCTCGCACGGCTCGTTCTACATGCTCGGCGCCTATTTGGCGCTCTCGCTGACCGGCATGTTCGGCGACGTCTTTCTGGCGCTGATCGCCGGCATCCCGCTCGCCTTCCTGCTTGGTCTGGCGATCGAGTGGCTGTTCATCCGCCATCTCTACGACCGCGACCACCTGCAGCAGGTGCTGCTGACCTTCGCGCTGATCCTGATCTTCAATGAATTCCAGCAAGTGGTGTGGGGGTCGTATCCGCACTCGATCCCGGCGCCGAGCTATCTGGCCAACAGCGTCCGGCTCACCGAAGGTCTGAGTTACCCGGTCTATCGATTGGCGCTGATGGCGATCTGCGTCGCGCTGGCGATTGCGATGGCGCTGGTGATCCAGAAGACCCGGATCGGCCGCCTGATCCGTGCCGCCGAGTCCAATCGCGAGATGGTCGAAGCGCTCGGCTTCGACTCGCGGCTGATCTTCCGGATGGTGTTCGCCACCGGTGTCGCACTCGCCGCCACCGCCGGCATGCTCGCAGCCCCAATCGAGAGCGCCTATCCAGGCATCGGCGATCGCGTGCTGATCGTCTCGTTCGTGGTTGTGGTGATCGGCGGCATCGGTTCGGTGCGCGGCGCTTTCATTGGATCGCTGCTGATCGGCATGGCCGACGCCTTTGGCAAGGTGTTCCTGCCGCAGTTCTCCAGCATCATCATCTACGCGTTGATGGCGCTGGTGCTGGTGATACGCCCGGCCGGGCTGTTCGGGCGGGCATGA
- the hcrA gene encoding 4-hydroxybenzoyl-CoA reductase subunit alpha yields the protein MSGPAFQGGLDRAGVPLVDGIDKVTGRARYTADLDHTGALVARILRSPISHGDIVRLDVSKALALDGVAAIVTGQDCAITYGVLPIAMNEYPMARDRVRYRGEPVAAVAAVDAETARQALDLIELELRELPAYYESEAARAPDVWLLHDNKPGNIEREVHNEFGDLAAGFEAADLIRIHTHHCAEVNHAQIEPHACLMDYDPVTGRLTAQSVSQVGYYLHLMLARCLEIDPSRVRVIKPFVGGGFGARVEVLNFEVIAALLARKAGGRVSMRLSREETFITHRARPQTDITLTIGMRRDGRLTACSCEVVQRGGAYAGYGIVTILYAGALLQGLYDIPAVKYDGYRVYTNLPPCGAMRGHGSVDVRHAFENLVDRMARELGLDPFAVRRANLLAAPTRTLNDLMVNSYGLAECLDKVERASGWHERIGRLPPGKGLGMACSHYVSGSAKPIHFTGEPHAVVALRLDFDGGITALTGAADIGQGSSTVVAITVAETLGVALNRVRVISGDSAVTPKDNGAYSSRITFMVGNAAIDAATKLKQILIAAAARKLEAAPEQIECAGESFFIGSGAQAALGFAEVVKAALVDEGAITVKGTFTCPPESQGGKHRGGAVGSTMGFSYAAQVVEVSVDDATGLITVDKVWAALDCGRAINPLAVVGQVQGAVWMGMGQAMCEETRYLDGLPAHASFLEYRMPTMIESPPIEVAIVESVDPFGPFGAKEASEAALAGFPPAMVNAVANAIGIDLDDLPATPDRVVEALARRRREAKRAVAARAVS from the coding sequence ATGAGCGGTCCCGCATTCCAAGGCGGTCTCGACCGCGCCGGCGTGCCGCTGGTCGACGGTATTGATAAGGTCACGGGGCGGGCGCGGTACACCGCCGATCTCGATCATACCGGAGCATTAGTTGCTCGCATCCTACGTAGCCCGATCAGTCATGGCGATATCGTCCGGCTCGATGTCAGCAAGGCGTTGGCACTCGACGGTGTCGCGGCGATCGTCACCGGCCAGGACTGCGCAATCACGTATGGCGTGTTGCCGATCGCGATGAACGAGTATCCGATGGCGCGTGATCGCGTCCGGTATCGCGGTGAACCGGTTGCGGCAGTGGCCGCGGTCGATGCCGAGACGGCGCGGCAGGCGCTCGACCTGATCGAACTCGAGCTGCGTGAACTGCCGGCTTACTACGAGTCGGAGGCCGCCCGTGCCCCGGATGTCTGGCTACTGCACGACAACAAGCCAGGCAATATCGAGCGCGAGGTTCACAACGAGTTCGGCGATCTCGCCGCAGGCTTCGAAGCCGCCGATCTGATCCGCATCCACACGCATCATTGTGCCGAGGTCAATCACGCGCAGATCGAGCCGCACGCCTGCTTGATGGATTACGATCCAGTCACCGGGAGGCTGACCGCCCAGAGCGTATCGCAGGTCGGCTATTATCTGCACCTGATGCTGGCCCGGTGTCTTGAGATCGATCCGTCGCGGGTGCGGGTGATCAAGCCGTTCGTCGGCGGTGGCTTCGGCGCCCGCGTGGAAGTGTTGAATTTCGAGGTGATTGCCGCACTGCTCGCCCGTAAGGCCGGTGGCAGAGTGTCGATGCGGCTGAGCCGTGAAGAGACCTTCATCACCCACCGCGCCCGGCCGCAGACCGACATCACCTTGACGATCGGGATGCGGCGCGACGGCCGGCTCACCGCCTGCTCGTGCGAAGTGGTGCAGCGCGGCGGCGCCTATGCGGGTTACGGCATCGTTACCATCCTGTATGCTGGCGCGCTGCTGCAGGGGCTGTACGACATCCCCGCCGTCAAATACGACGGCTACCGCGTCTACACCAACCTGCCACCCTGCGGCGCGATGCGCGGGCACGGCTCGGTCGACGTTCGTCACGCCTTCGAGAATCTGGTCGATCGGATGGCGCGCGAACTCGGTCTCGATCCTTTTGCGGTGCGCCGCGCCAATCTGCTGGCCGCGCCGACGCGCACCCTCAACGATCTGATGGTCAACAGCTATGGTCTCGCCGAATGCCTCGACAAGGTCGAGCGCGCCAGCGGTTGGCATGAGCGAATTGGCCGGCTGCCGCCGGGCAAGGGTCTCGGCATGGCGTGTTCGCACTATGTCAGCGGTTCGGCCAAGCCGATCCATTTCACCGGCGAGCCCCATGCAGTGGTGGCGCTGCGGCTCGATTTCGATGGCGGCATCACCGCGCTCACCGGCGCCGCCGACATCGGCCAGGGCTCGTCGACGGTCGTGGCGATCACTGTTGCTGAAACCCTGGGCGTCGCACTGAACCGGGTCCGGGTAATTTCCGGCGACTCTGCAGTTACCCCGAAGGACAATGGCGCGTATTCGTCGCGCATCACCTTCATGGTCGGCAACGCCGCAATCGATGCGGCGACCAAGTTGAAACAGATCCTGATCGCGGCGGCAGCGCGGAAACTCGAAGCCGCGCCGGAGCAGATCGAGTGTGCCGGCGAGAGCTTCTTCATCGGCAGCGGTGCCCAGGCCGCGCTCGGCTTCGCCGAGGTGGTGAAAGCCGCGCTGGTCGACGAGGGCGCCATCACCGTCAAGGGCACCTTCACCTGCCCGCCGGAATCGCAGGGCGGCAAACATCGCGGCGGTGCGGTCGGCTCGACGATGGGCTTCAGCTATGCGGCCCAGGTGGTCGAGGTCAGCGTCGACGACGCGACTGGCCTGATCACCGTCGACAAGGTCTGGGCCGCGCTCGATTGCGGCCGTGCCATCAATCCGCTCGCCGTGGTCGGGCAGGTGCAGGGCGCCGTGTGGATGGGGATGGGGCAGGCGATGTGCGAGGAGACGCGCTATCTCGACGGGCTGCCCGCGCATGCCAGCTTCCTCGAATATCGGATGCCGACGATGATCGAATCGCCGCCGATCGAGGTCGCGATCGTCGAGAGCGTCGATCCGTTCGGGCCGTTCGGCGCCAAGGAGGCCAGCGAAGCCGCTCTCGCCGGTTTCCCGCCGGCGATGGTGAATGCCGTCGCCAATGCGATCGGTATCGATCTCGATGATTTGCCGGCAACGCCCGATCGGGTCGTCGAGGCGCTGGCACGGCGGCGGCGCGAGGCAAAGCGGGCGGTGGCGGCGAGGGCAGTCTCATGA
- a CDS encoding Zn-dependent alcohol dehydrogenase, producing the protein MDIRAAVFREVGAALRVERIVLDPPRPTEVLVRLAAIGLCRTDYHVMRGERRVAMQPMVLGHEAAGIVEAIGDRVRGVAPGDHVVLTFIPGCGRCRWCQRGLHHLCAEGPRITHGPQLDGSFRRRDAGGRDVGAFCMIGAFAEATVVDQASVLVIDKDVPLDHASLIACGVPAGVGAARYRARVKPGDTVLVVGCGGDGMNVVQGAKLCGASMIIAADIVAQKLEWARDFGATHGTTAQGDELISTVLALTEGIGVDHAFVCINPAETLLPAFRATTKAGNVVVTAITPDTVKQIDVPPLELFATQKAVMGAVYGFASPRLQIPELLGLYRRGDLKLGELISRTYRLDEINQGYADLDAGRNLRGVVLID; encoded by the coding sequence ATGGACATTCGGGCGGCCGTGTTTCGGGAAGTCGGGGCTGCGCTACGCGTCGAGCGGATCGTGCTGGATCCGCCGCGGCCGACCGAAGTGCTGGTGCGGCTCGCCGCAATTGGTCTGTGCCGCACCGACTATCACGTGATGCGCGGCGAGCGCCGGGTCGCGATGCAGCCGATGGTGCTGGGCCATGAAGCCGCGGGTATCGTCGAGGCGATCGGCGACCGAGTGCGAGGCGTCGCGCCGGGCGATCACGTGGTGCTCACCTTCATTCCCGGCTGCGGCCGCTGTCGTTGGTGCCAGCGCGGATTGCATCATCTATGCGCCGAGGGGCCGCGCATCACGCATGGCCCACAGCTCGATGGGAGCTTCCGCCGGCGCGATGCCGGTGGCCGCGACGTCGGTGCGTTCTGCATGATCGGAGCGTTTGCGGAGGCCACGGTGGTCGATCAGGCTTCGGTGCTGGTGATCGATAAGGACGTTCCGCTCGATCATGCCAGCCTGATCGCGTGCGGCGTGCCGGCCGGCGTCGGCGCCGCGCGGTATCGGGCGCGCGTCAAGCCGGGCGATACGGTTCTGGTGGTCGGTTGCGGCGGCGACGGCATGAACGTGGTGCAGGGCGCAAAACTCTGCGGCGCGTCGATGATCATCGCCGCCGACATCGTCGCGCAGAAACTTGAATGGGCGCGGGATTTCGGCGCCACGCATGGCACCACGGCGCAAGGCGATGAGCTGATCAGCACGGTGCTGGCGCTGACCGAAGGAATCGGCGTCGATCACGCTTTCGTCTGCATCAATCCCGCCGAGACGCTGCTGCCGGCGTTTCGTGCCACCACCAAGGCTGGCAACGTGGTGGTCACCGCGATTACGCCCGACACCGTCAAGCAGATCGACGTGCCGCCGCTGGAGCTGTTCGCCACCCAGAAGGCAGTCATGGGTGCTGTATACGGCTTCGCCAGCCCGCGGCTGCAGATCCCCGAACTGCTGGGTCTCTATCGCCGCGGCGACCTCAAGCTCGGTGAGCTGATCAGCCGGACCTATCGGCTCGACGAGATCAACCAAGGCTATGCTGACCTCGATGCCGGGCGGAACCTGCGCGGCGTGGTGTTGATCGACTGA
- a CDS encoding ABC transporter substrate-binding protein, protein MIDRRRLLSLGASAGAALACGPFIRPSYAQAGALKVGLLLPYSGTYAPLGEAITRGLELYVQSQGGKLGGRSISFVKVDDESAPPKATELTTKLIQSEKADVLIGTVHSGVAMAMVKIAREDGIPTIVPNAGADIITRAMCAPNVFRTSFANGQIGRATGDAMIKAGLKKAVTVTWKYAAGEEMVSGFKKSFTAGKGEVVKDITIAFPDVEFQSALAEIASLKPDCVYAFFSGGGALKFIKDYAAANLGIPLWGPGFLTDGVEAAAGPAGDGIKTVLHYVSDLDNAENQAFVKSFEAAYKIPPDVFAVQGWDAGQLLDAGLKAVGGDVAKRKELNAAMAAASFASPRGPFRLSAAHNPVQNFYLRELKGGKSVNLGLASPAVADEAIGCKLS, encoded by the coding sequence ATGATCGATCGACGTCGTCTGTTGTCGCTCGGAGCGTCGGCCGGTGCCGCGCTGGCCTGCGGCCCGTTCATTCGCCCGTCTTATGCGCAAGCCGGCGCCTTGAAAGTCGGGCTGCTGCTGCCCTACAGCGGCACCTATGCGCCCCTCGGCGAAGCCATCACCCGCGGGCTCGAGCTGTATGTGCAATCGCAGGGCGGCAAGCTCGGCGGTCGTAGCATCAGCTTCGTCAAAGTCGATGACGAATCCGCGCCGCCCAAGGCCACCGAGCTCACCACCAAGCTGATCCAGAGCGAGAAAGCGGACGTGCTGATCGGCACGGTGCATTCCGGCGTCGCAATGGCGATGGTGAAGATTGCTCGTGAGGACGGCATCCCGACCATCGTTCCGAATGCCGGCGCCGACATCATCACCCGCGCGATGTGTGCGCCTAACGTGTTCCGCACCTCGTTCGCCAACGGCCAGATCGGCCGAGCCACCGGCGATGCCATGATCAAGGCCGGTCTGAAGAAGGCCGTCACGGTGACCTGGAAATACGCCGCGGGCGAAGAGATGGTGTCCGGCTTCAAGAAGTCATTCACCGCCGGCAAGGGCGAGGTGGTCAAGGACATCACCATCGCGTTCCCGGACGTCGAATTCCAGTCGGCGCTGGCCGAGATCGCGTCGCTAAAGCCGGACTGCGTCTATGCGTTCTTCTCCGGCGGCGGCGCGCTGAAATTCATCAAGGATTACGCGGCGGCCAATCTCGGCATTCCGCTGTGGGGACCGGGCTTCCTCACCGACGGCGTCGAAGCCGCGGCCGGTCCGGCCGGTGACGGCATCAAGACCGTGCTGCACTACGTGAGCGACCTCGACAACGCCGAGAACCAGGCCTTCGTCAAATCGTTCGAGGCTGCCTACAAGATCCCGCCGGACGTGTTCGCGGTGCAGGGCTGGGATGCCGGGCAACTGCTCGACGCCGGCCTCAAGGCGGTCGGCGGCGATGTCGCTAAGCGCAAGGAGCTCAATGCTGCGATGGCAGCGGCGAGCTTCGCCAGCCCGCGCGGACCGTTCAGGCTGTCGGCCGCGCACAACCCGGTGCAGAATTTCTATTTGCGCGAGCTGAAGGGCGGCAAGAGCGTCAATCTCGGCCTCGCTTCACCGGCAGTCGCCGACGAAGCGATCGGCTGCAAGCTGAGCTGA
- a CDS encoding Crp/Fnr family transcriptional regulator, with protein sequence MASKLTGGDLQIITRIAVFRGLKAETVAHMIAPATAISVRARESIARQDEPATAFFIVVGGWVKLFRSNLAGDEAVIEIMSRGGSFAEAAALTGHRYLANAEAVTDARVARIPADHLVRCIRANPDISVPMIASICQHMHHLVQRVEQLKAQSGVQRLAEFLASLAITEQGSCALVLPYDKALIAGELGLTPESLSRAFAKLRSIGVTVDASQVAVRDVARLRKLATDGRSAVRGKLQAVR encoded by the coding sequence ATGGCTTCGAAGCTCACCGGTGGTGATCTGCAGATCATCACCCGGATTGCCGTGTTTCGCGGATTGAAGGCGGAGACCGTCGCGCACATGATCGCGCCGGCCACCGCGATCAGCGTGCGGGCGCGCGAGTCGATCGCCCGTCAAGACGAGCCGGCGACCGCGTTCTTCATCGTCGTCGGCGGCTGGGTGAAGCTGTTTCGCAGTAATCTGGCGGGCGATGAGGCGGTGATCGAGATCATGAGCCGCGGCGGCAGTTTTGCCGAAGCCGCGGCGCTGACCGGCCACCGTTATTTGGCAAACGCCGAGGCTGTCACGGACGCCCGTGTCGCGCGGATTCCCGCCGATCATTTGGTCCGCTGTATCCGCGCCAATCCAGACATCTCGGTGCCGATGATCGCCTCGATCTGCCAGCACATGCATCATTTGGTTCAGCGGGTCGAGCAGCTCAAGGCACAGAGCGGCGTGCAGCGGCTCGCCGAATTCCTCGCCTCGCTTGCGATCACCGAGCAAGGCTCCTGCGCGCTGGTGCTGCCCTACGATAAGGCGCTAATCGCCGGCGAATTGGGGCTGACGCCGGAATCGCTGTCGCGGGCCTTCGCCAAGCTGCGCAGCATCGGCGTCACCGTCGATGCCTCGCAAGTCGCGGTGCGCGATGTCGCAAGGTTGCGCAAGCTGGCCACCGATGGCCGCAGCGCAGTGCGTGGCAAACTGCAGGCCGTGCGTTGA
- the hbaA gene encoding bifunctional 4-hydroxybenzoate--CoA/benzoate--CoA ligase, producing the protein MPLRDYNAAVDFVDRNVAEGRGGKIAFIDPQRSLSYGELRDAIARVGPMLARLGIEQENRIALVLKDTVDFPILFWGAIRAGIVPVLLNTRLTADQYRYLLEDSRSKVVFASSEFLPVIEEAAADLPHLRTMIAVGDAPPPTLQLADLLAAEQEGGAPAATCSDDIAYWQYSSGTTGMPKGVMHVHSSPRVMAENAGRRIGYREDDVVFSAAKLFFAYGLGNAMFCTMGIGATSVLYPERPTADSVFDTLRFHQPTLLFAVPTLYAAMLADPRSRTETLPDRLRLCISAGEPLPAQVGLNWRNRFGHDIVNGVGSTEMGHLFLTNLPHAVEYGTSGVPVDGYRLRLVDDRGQDVTDDEIGELLVSGGSSAAGYWNQRDKTRTTFVGEWTRTGDKYHRRADGVYTYCGRTDDIFKVSGIWVSPFEIEQALMSHAKVLEAAVIPAEDTDGLVKPKAFIVLASRGDIDPGALFDELKEHVKSAIGPWKYPRWIQIMDDLPKTSSGKLQRYLLREMTLGGIEATERAPSEPALYGRVVAGNGR; encoded by the coding sequence ATGCCGCTACGCGACTACAACGCGGCGGTCGATTTCGTCGACCGCAACGTGGCGGAAGGCCGGGGCGGCAAAATCGCCTTCATCGACCCGCAGCGCAGTTTGAGTTATGGCGAGCTGCGCGACGCCATCGCGCGCGTTGGGCCGATGCTGGCACGGCTCGGCATCGAGCAGGAAAACCGCATCGCGCTGGTCCTGAAGGACACCGTCGACTTCCCGATCCTGTTCTGGGGTGCCATCCGGGCCGGCATCGTTCCGGTGCTTCTCAACACCCGGCTGACCGCCGATCAGTATCGCTATCTGCTCGAGGATTCACGATCCAAGGTGGTTTTCGCCTCATCGGAATTCCTGCCGGTGATCGAAGAGGCGGCGGCCGACCTGCCGCATCTGCGTACGATGATCGCTGTCGGCGACGCTCCGCCACCGACATTGCAACTGGCCGATCTGCTCGCTGCCGAGCAGGAGGGCGGCGCGCCGGCAGCGACCTGCTCCGACGACATCGCCTATTGGCAGTATTCCTCCGGCACCACGGGGATGCCGAAGGGTGTGATGCACGTGCATTCGAGCCCGCGGGTGATGGCGGAGAACGCCGGACGCCGGATCGGCTACCGCGAAGATGACGTGGTGTTCTCGGCGGCCAAGCTGTTTTTCGCTTACGGGCTTGGCAACGCGATGTTCTGCACCATGGGGATCGGCGCCACCTCGGTGCTTTATCCTGAGCGACCGACCGCCGACTCGGTATTCGATACGTTACGGTTCCACCAACCGACGCTGCTGTTCGCAGTGCCGACGCTGTATGCCGCGATGCTCGCCGATCCGCGCTCTCGAACCGAGACACTTCCAGACCGGCTCCGGCTGTGCATATCCGCTGGCGAACCCCTGCCGGCGCAGGTCGGCCTCAACTGGCGCAATCGTTTCGGGCACGACATCGTCAACGGCGTCGGCTCGACCGAGATGGGTCATTTGTTCCTGACCAATCTGCCGCACGCGGTCGAATACGGCACGTCTGGCGTGCCGGTCGACGGCTATCGGCTGCGGCTGGTCGACGACCGCGGCCAGGACGTCACCGACGACGAGATCGGCGAATTGCTGGTGAGCGGCGGCTCGTCGGCCGCGGGCTATTGGAATCAGCGCGACAAGACACGAACGACCTTCGTCGGCGAATGGACCCGGACCGGCGACAAATATCACCGGCGCGCCGACGGCGTTTACACCTATTGCGGGCGGACCGACGACATCTTCAAGGTCAGCGGCATCTGGGTGTCACCATTCGAGATCGAACAGGCGCTGATGAGTCACGCCAAGGTGCTGGAGGCTGCGGTGATCCCGGCCGAGGACACCGATGGGCTGGTCAAGCCGAAGGCGTTCATCGTACTGGCGTCGCGCGGCGATATCGATCCCGGCGCTCTGTTCGACGAACTGAAGGAGCACGTCAAGTCCGCGATCGGGCCATGGAAATATCCGCGCTGGATTCAGATCATGGACGACCTGCCGAAGACATCGAGCGGCAAACTGCAGCGCTATCTTCTGCGCGAGATGACGCTCGGCGGGATTGAAGCTACGGAACGCGCGCCCTCTGAGCCCGCACTCTACGGACGCGTCGTCGCCGGCAACGGACGATGA
- the hcrC gene encoding 4-hydroxybenzoyl-CoA reductase subunit gamma: MDETMLRRRKRLLGLNVNGRWREDAVTDDMLLVDYLRDIAGLTGVKTGCDGGECGACTVLIDGEAAPSCLVLAVRCEGRHVETIEGLAANGRLHRLQQTFHERLGAQCGFCTPGMIMAAEGLLRRNPTPTDEEIRTALSGNLCRCTGYAKIVESVQAAAEIAP, from the coding sequence ATGGATGAAACGATGCTGCGACGCCGCAAGCGTTTGCTCGGCCTGAACGTCAACGGTCGATGGCGCGAGGACGCGGTTACTGACGACATGTTGCTGGTCGATTACTTGCGCGATATCGCGGGCCTCACCGGCGTCAAGACCGGCTGCGACGGCGGCGAGTGCGGTGCTTGCACCGTGCTGATCGACGGCGAAGCAGCGCCATCCTGCCTGGTGCTCGCGGTGCGCTGCGAGGGACGCCACGTCGAGACAATCGAGGGCCTGGCGGCGAATGGGCGGCTGCATCGTCTGCAGCAGACTTTTCACGAGCGGCTCGGTGCCCAATGCGGCTTCTGCACCCCCGGCATGATCATGGCGGCGGAAGGCCTGTTGCGCCGCAATCCCACGCCGACCGACGAAGAGATCAGGACCGCGCTATCCGGTAATCTCTGCCGATGCACCGGTTACGCTAAGATCGTGGAATCGGTGCAGGCCGCCGCGGAGATCGCGCCATGA